In Mucilaginibacter boryungensis, a single window of DNA contains:
- a CDS encoding DeoR/GlpR family DNA-binding transcription regulator — protein sequence MLKKERHSHIIKQVNLHNKVLSSDLAIELNVSEDTIRRDLNELDDSGQIVKVHGGALSRSYHYPFQRNDIYAADAKKGIARKAINLIKEGMVVLTGGGTTIIEMVTMLPKELSVTIYTISPPVALQLADHPLIKVVLIGGELSKDSQVCGGSQVVSYLNEVKFDICFLGTNGISCNEGVTDSDMDIVQVKKAMIKASKRLVIMCIAEKLNSVQRMRVCELQQINSLITDLDPADNILQAYRKQRLQLY from the coding sequence ATGCTTAAAAAAGAACGTCATTCGCACATTATCAAGCAAGTAAACCTGCATAATAAAGTGTTGTCATCCGATTTGGCTATCGAACTAAATGTTTCGGAAGATACTATCCGCCGCGATTTAAATGAATTAGATGATTCGGGCCAAATTGTTAAAGTACACGGAGGGGCTTTATCCCGCTCGTATCATTATCCGTTCCAGCGTAATGATATTTATGCTGCCGATGCTAAAAAAGGGATTGCACGCAAAGCTATCAACCTGATAAAAGAAGGCATGGTGGTATTAACCGGTGGCGGCACTACTATAATAGAAATGGTAACCATGCTGCCAAAAGAATTATCGGTAACTATATATACTATTAGTCCGCCGGTGGCATTGCAATTGGCAGACCACCCCCTGATAAAAGTTGTGCTGATAGGCGGCGAACTTTCTAAAGACTCGCAGGTATGTGGGGGTAGCCAGGTGGTGAGTTACCTGAACGAAGTGAAATTTGATATCTGTTTCCTGGGTACCAACGGCATATCATGTAATGAAGGGGTAACAGACTCGGACATGGATATTGTACAGGTGAAAAAGGCCATGATAAAGGCATCAAAACGCCTGGTGATTATGTGCATAGCCGAAAAGCTAAATTCGGTGCAGCGTATGCGTGTATGCGAACTACAGCAAATCAACAGCCTGATAACCGATCTTGACCCTGCCGATAATATATTGCAGGCTTACCGGAAACAGCGTTTGCAACTTTATTAA
- a CDS encoding MFS transporter codes for MEAKNNKKTIWAWCMFDWANQSYNMVITSTIFPAYYVAVTTNAKNGNMVSFFGHKYVNTVLETYILGLSYLIVVAILPILTSIADYRGNKKLYLQLFTWMGSLACAGLFFFKPSSPLELPMICFGLASIGYCGGFVFYNSYLPQIASVDQQDAVSAKGFIYGFLGSIVVQVICFIPVLKPGWFGINDDNGLPERIGFLIVFFWWIGFAIIPFIILPKGTPNAGSHKYNVLTGGFKELAKVFGKIKQMPLLKRFLSAFFFYSVGVQTIMLVAASFAAKELHMPDDDLISIILIIQVVAIIGAYITSKASEKYGNVRTLICLVSIWTILCCLVYFITTETQFYFAAFGVGIVMGGVQSLSRSTYSKYLPQNIPDTASYFSFYDVTEKISIVVGLFCFAYVEDLTHKMRNSALALDGFFAIGLLMLIVLLVSENRSARTKPTVAV; via the coding sequence ATGGAAGCAAAAAACAATAAAAAAACTATCTGGGCGTGGTGTATGTTCGATTGGGCCAACCAATCCTACAATATGGTAATTACCTCTACCATATTCCCGGCCTATTATGTAGCAGTTACTACTAACGCCAAAAATGGTAATATGGTTAGTTTTTTTGGGCACAAATATGTGAATACAGTGCTTGAAACTTACATTTTAGGGTTATCCTATTTAATAGTAGTAGCCATATTACCCATACTAACTTCCATTGCCGATTACAGGGGCAACAAAAAACTATATCTGCAATTATTTACCTGGATGGGGAGTTTGGCTTGCGCCGGATTGTTCTTTTTTAAACCCAGCAGCCCATTGGAATTGCCGATGATCTGTTTCGGGTTGGCCTCTATTGGTTATTGCGGCGGTTTTGTGTTTTATAATTCTTACCTGCCGCAAATAGCCTCGGTAGATCAGCAGGACGCGGTAAGCGCCAAGGGTTTTATTTATGGCTTTTTGGGTAGTATTGTAGTACAGGTTATTTGCTTTATCCCGGTTTTGAAACCCGGATGGTTTGGCATAAACGATGATAATGGCCTGCCCGAGCGCATTGGCTTTTTAATTGTGTTTTTCTGGTGGATAGGCTTTGCCATTATTCCCTTTATTATATTGCCTAAGGGTACGCCCAATGCGGGTTCGCATAAATATAATGTGCTTACAGGCGGGTTTAAGGAATTGGCAAAGGTGTTTGGTAAAATAAAACAGATGCCTTTATTAAAGAGATTTCTCTCGGCTTTTTTCTTTTACTCGGTAGGTGTGCAAACCATTATGCTGGTAGCCGCCAGTTTTGCCGCTAAGGAACTGCATATGCCCGATGATGATCTGATCTCTATTATCCTTATTATACAGGTAGTGGCTATTATTGGGGCTTATATCACTTCCAAAGCATCTGAAAAATATGGTAACGTACGTACACTGATTTGCCTGGTGAGCATATGGACAATTTTATGTTGCCTGGTATATTTTATTACTACCGAAACCCAGTTTTATTTTGCCGCATTTGGCGTAGGGATAGTAATGGGAGGGGTGCAATCGTTATCGCGTTCTACATATTCCAAGTATTTGCCGCAAAATATCCCCGACACGGCATCGTATTTTAGTTTTTACGATGTCACCGAGAAAATATCTATAGTAGTGGGGCTATTCTGCTTTGCTTATGTTGAAGACCTGACACATAAAATGCGTAATTCGGCCCTGGCGCTGGATGGCTTTTTTGCTATTGGCTTATTAATGCTGATTGTGTTACTGGTGTCAGAAAACAGATCGGCAAGAACTAAACCGACTGTTGCAGTTTAG
- a CDS encoding glycoside hydrolase family 130 protein yields the protein MKDIARRFPENPLLSPAHLAPSAAGLHIACLLNPGVFQFDGKTWLLVRVAERPQQNEIVVSFPVLTETGETEIMEIALDDADLIATDARVVRYKGVDYLTTLSHLRLLCSDDGVKFYEPDGYKKLFGKGALQTFGIEDCRVTQMGDTYYLTFTAVSASGVGVGMKTTTDWKTFKDHGMILPPHNKDCAIFEEKINGLYYMLHRPSSVDLGGNYIWLAESPDGEHWGNHKCIIKTRADNWDNARVGAGCAPIKTEKGWLEIYHGASYEHRYCLGAFLLDLNEPWKVLARSHDPIMIPTADYELTGFFGHVVFTNGHIVNGDELTIYYGAADEHVCGAKFSIKEILNSLVVS from the coding sequence ATGAAAGATATTGCCCGTCGTTTTCCCGAAAATCCATTATTGTCTCCGGCACACCTGGCACCAAGTGCCGCGGGGCTACATATTGCTTGTTTATTGAATCCCGGCGTTTTTCAGTTTGATGGCAAAACATGGTTGTTGGTACGCGTTGCCGAGCGGCCCCAGCAAAACGAGATCGTAGTTTCTTTCCCTGTGCTGACAGAAACCGGCGAAACCGAGATTATGGAAATAGCGCTGGATGATGCCGACCTGATTGCTACCGATGCCCGGGTTGTGCGTTATAAGGGTGTTGATTACCTGACCACGCTATCGCATTTACGCCTGCTTTGCAGCGATGACGGCGTTAAATTTTACGAACCCGACGGCTATAAAAAGCTATTTGGCAAGGGCGCGTTACAAACCTTTGGCATTGAGGATTGCCGCGTAACACAAATGGGCGATACTTACTATCTTACTTTCACGGCGGTATCAGCCAGCGGTGTGGGGGTAGGCATGAAAACAACTACCGATTGGAAAACTTTTAAAGACCACGGCATGATATTGCCGCCGCATAATAAAGACTGCGCCATTTTTGAGGAAAAGATAAACGGCCTTTACTACATGCTGCACCGCCCAAGCAGTGTAGACTTAGGCGGCAACTATATCTGGCTGGCTGAATCGCCGGATGGCGAACATTGGGGAAACCATAAATGCATTATTAAAACCCGTGCCGATAATTGGGATAATGCCCGCGTTGGCGCCGGCTGCGCCCCCATTAAAACCGAAAAAGGCTGGCTGGAAATTTACCATGGCGCCAGTTACGAGCACCGCTATTGCCTGGGCGCTTTCCTGTTAGACCTTAACGAGCCCTGGAAGGTACTTGCCCGCAGCCATGACCCAATAATGATACCAACCGCGGATTATGAGTTGACCGGTTTTTTTGGTCATGTAGTATTCACCAACGGCCATATTGTTAACGGTGATGAACTGACCATTTACTATGGGGCCGCCGACGAACATGTTTGCGGTGCCAAGTTCTCCATCAAAGAAATTTTGAACAGCCTGGTAGTATCATAG
- a CDS encoding SDR family oxidoreductase, which translates to MKTGVPKKQNQQPGIEAEMNPRPEFIKANYKAAGKLQDKVALVTGGDSGIGRAACIHFAKEGADVAIVYFNEDSDAEETRQLIEAEGRQCLLIKGDVKSAAFCKKAVQQTVKKLGKLNILVNNAGMQVPQKNPKAIDEKQLDDTFRTNIYAYFHFATEALEYLHEGDCIINTTSVTAYRSSPNLIDYSSTKGAITSFTRSLATNLVDKKIRVNAIAPGPVWTPLIVSTFDEEKIKSFGSETAMKRAGQPSELGPAYVFLASDDASFITGQVIHINGGEVVNG; encoded by the coding sequence ATGAAAACAGGAGTTCCTAAAAAACAAAATCAACAACCCGGTATTGAAGCCGAAATGAACCCGCGCCCCGAGTTTATAAAAGCAAACTACAAGGCAGCAGGAAAGCTACAGGATAAAGTTGCCCTGGTGACAGGCGGCGATAGTGGTATAGGACGCGCGGCCTGCATACATTTTGCTAAAGAAGGCGCCGACGTGGCTATTGTTTATTTTAATGAAGATAGCGACGCGGAAGAAACCCGGCAATTGATTGAAGCCGAAGGCCGCCAATGCTTGCTGATAAAGGGTGATGTAAAAAGCGCCGCCTTTTGCAAAAAAGCCGTGCAACAAACCGTGAAAAAATTAGGCAAATTGAACATATTGGTAAACAACGCGGGGATGCAAGTGCCGCAAAAAAATCCGAAAGCGATTGACGAAAAACAACTGGATGATACTTTCCGAACTAATATTTATGCTTACTTCCATTTTGCTACAGAGGCATTGGAATACCTGCACGAGGGCGACTGCATTATTAATACCACCTCGGTTACGGCCTATCGCTCATCACCTAATTTAATAGATTACTCATCTACCAAAGGTGCCATTACCTCATTCACCCGGTCGCTGGCTACTAATTTAGTGGATAAAAAAATACGCGTAAATGCTATTGCGCCTGGCCCGGTTTGGACGCCGCTCATTGTATCGACTTTTGATGAAGAGAAAATTAAATCATTCGGATCTGAGACGGCTATGAAACGCGCGGGGCAACCTTCAGAATTGGGGCCCGCTTATGTATTCCTGGCATCAGATGATGCTTCATTCATTACCGGGCAGGTAATTCATATTAACGGGGGAGAGGTGGTAAACGGCTAA
- a CDS encoding DUF3175 domain-containing protein, whose translation MKARTKKQPHRWSAKVTEHSNAMDLDKDVFKSKDPDKIARSLKHSAEESNRRKASPFQSAMSMLNFYENRAGKNLTKSQRAPLEKAKNKLRKLFGRPEK comes from the coding sequence ATGAAAGCAAGGACTAAAAAGCAACCGCATAGATGGTCCGCAAAGGTTACAGAACATAGCAATGCTATGGATTTGGACAAGGACGTTTTCAAATCAAAAGATCCGGATAAAATAGCACGGTCGCTGAAACACTCGGCCGAGGAAAGCAATCGCCGCAAAGCCTCACCTTTTCAAAGCGCTATGTCTATGCTTAATTTTTACGAGAACCGGGCAGGCAAAAACCTCACCAAAAGCCAGCGTGCCCCGCTTGAAAAAGCAAAAAATAAACTGCGGAAATTATTTGGCAGACCAGAAAAATAG
- a CDS encoding glycoside hydrolase family 3 C-terminal domain-containing protein encodes MKSVKYLLSLLLLPAAVVVSLAQTLPFRDSRLSYEKRADDLIGRLTLEEKVSQMIDKAAAIPRLGIPEYNWWNECLHGVGRAGLATVFPMPIGSAASFDGPLVSKIGIVTSDEARAKYHEALRHNEHGRYQGLTFWSPNINIFRDPRWGRGMETYGEDPFLTATMGVNFVKGLQGDDPHYLKLVATPKHYMVHSGPEPERHQFNATTDRYDFLDTYLPAFKATVQKGKAFSIMSAYNAYNGTPAPANAFLLDKVLRKELGFNGYVVSDCDAVYDIYAYHKLAPSKEAASAQSVIAGTDLDCGPTYLTLVAAAKSGLITEAQINTSLKRLFMARLKLGMFDDDKLVKYASIPYSVVNSTKHQTLALEAARKSIVLLKNENHILPLSKSIKTLAVIGPNADAEKVQWGNYNGTPDKTVNITPLQGLRNKLPDAKIIYSQGCELADFTKAVTDSSIIRQNYNTALAAADKADAVVVFLGLTPTLEGEEMKVQAKGFAGGDRTSLDLPKPQEDLLKTIYKTGKPVVLVLLNGSALSINWEKENLPAIVESWYGGQSAGTAIADVLFGDYNPAGRLPVTFYKSVSDLPDFHDYAMGNRTYRYFKGDVLYPFGYGLSYTTFKYSGLTMPVTAVKGKAISVSVKITNTGKMDGDEVAELYVKHLNPSIRKPIVALQGFKRIFLKAGETKMVSFTLTPDQLMLVDKTDKWSQPSGQIQLSVGGSQPGERNVTSGNVVSKVITIR; translated from the coding sequence ATGAAGTCTGTAAAATACCTTTTATCACTACTGCTGTTACCTGCTGCTGTTGTTGTTTCACTGGCGCAAACCTTGCCATTTCGCGATAGCAGATTATCCTATGAAAAACGTGCCGATGACCTGATCGGTCGCTTAACGCTTGAAGAAAAAGTGAGCCAGATGATAGACAAGGCAGCTGCTATCCCACGCCTGGGTATCCCCGAATATAATTGGTGGAACGAATGTTTGCATGGCGTAGGCAGGGCAGGCTTAGCCACGGTATTCCCTATGCCTATTGGCAGTGCGGCAAGCTTTGATGGCCCGCTGGTAAGTAAAATAGGCATTGTCACCAGCGATGAGGCACGGGCCAAGTACCACGAGGCCTTGCGCCATAACGAGCATGGGCGCTACCAGGGCTTAACGTTTTGGTCGCCTAATATTAATATTTTTCGCGATCCACGTTGGGGCCGCGGTATGGAAACCTATGGAGAAGATCCTTTCCTTACCGCTACTATGGGCGTAAACTTTGTAAAGGGCCTGCAGGGCGATGACCCGCATTATCTTAAACTGGTAGCCACTCCAAAACACTACATGGTACACAGTGGCCCCGAGCCCGAACGCCACCAGTTTAATGCCACTACCGATAGGTACGATTTCCTGGATACTTATTTGCCGGCTTTTAAAGCCACGGTGCAAAAAGGCAAGGCATTCTCCATCATGAGTGCTTATAATGCTTATAATGGCACGCCAGCCCCGGCAAATGCATTTCTTTTAGATAAAGTGCTGCGTAAGGAATTGGGCTTTAACGGCTATGTGGTATCAGACTGCGATGCGGTATACGATATTTATGCTTACCACAAATTGGCGCCAAGCAAGGAAGCAGCTTCGGCACAATCGGTAATCGCCGGTACCGATCTGGATTGCGGCCCTACGTATTTAACACTTGTGGCCGCCGCCAAAAGCGGGTTGATCACCGAAGCGCAGATCAATACCTCGCTTAAACGCTTATTTATGGCCCGGTTAAAACTGGGAATGTTTGATGATGATAAACTGGTAAAATACGCTTCGATACCATACTCGGTAGTAAACTCGACGAAACACCAGACACTGGCGCTGGAAGCCGCAAGAAAATCTATCGTATTGCTAAAGAATGAGAACCACATACTACCCTTAAGTAAAAGCATTAAAACCTTGGCCGTAATTGGCCCCAATGCCGATGCCGAGAAAGTGCAATGGGGAAATTACAACGGCACACCTGATAAGACAGTAAACATTACACCACTGCAAGGGTTAAGAAATAAGCTGCCTGATGCCAAAATAATTTACAGCCAGGGCTGCGAACTGGCCGATTTTACTAAAGCCGTAACTGATAGCAGTATCATCCGCCAAAATTATAATACTGCACTGGCTGCCGCCGATAAGGCCGATGCGGTAGTAGTGTTTTTAGGCCTTACACCAACCCTGGAAGGTGAGGAGATGAAAGTGCAAGCTAAAGGCTTTGCCGGTGGCGACAGGACAAGTCTTGATCTGCCAAAACCACAGGAAGATTTGTTGAAGACTATTTATAAAACAGGCAAGCCAGTAGTGTTGGTATTGCTTAATGGCAGCGCCCTTTCTATTAATTGGGAAAAAGAAAACCTGCCCGCTATTGTAGAAAGCTGGTATGGCGGCCAAAGCGCCGGTACCGCCATTGCCGATGTATTGTTTGGCGATTATAACCCCGCCGGGCGCTTACCGGTAACCTTCTACAAAAGCGTAAGCGATCTGCCCGATTTTCATGATTATGCTATGGGCAACCGCACCTACAGATATTTTAAAGGCGATGTGCTGTATCCGTTTGGTTACGGCTTAAGTTACACCACTTTTAAATACTCAGGGCTGACTATGCCTGTAACTGCAGTTAAGGGTAAAGCCATCAGCGTAAGCGTAAAAATTACCAATACCGGCAAAATGGATGGTGATGAAGTAGCCGAATTGTATGTAAAACATCTTAACCCGAGCATCCGCAAACCAATAGTGGCTTTACAGGGCTTTAAACGGATATTCCTGAAAGCCGGTGAAACGAAAATGGTAAGCTTTACTTTAACGCCTGATCAGTTAATGCTGGTAGATAAAACTGATAAATGGAGCCAGCCATCAGGACAAATCCAATTATCAGTTGGCGGTTCGCAGCCGGGTGAGCGAAACGTAACCAGCGGTAATGTGGTATCGAAGGTTATTACTATAAGATAG
- a CDS encoding CinA family protein, translating to MPSPILIKCSNLLKQKKLTLATAESATAGRFCAELAIIPDCGEILKGGIVCYDACIKQDVLGVPPELVEKYTPESAEVTAELANRLRHFMKADIQVAITGLPMPGGSESEEKPVGTMFIHLLIKEKHVAIRQVFKGTAEEVILQTIDRIAQELIDQLS from the coding sequence ATGCCATCGCCTATATTAATTAAATGCAGTAATCTGTTAAAACAAAAAAAACTGACACTGGCCACAGCCGAAAGTGCCACCGCAGGCAGGTTCTGCGCCGAATTGGCTATCATACCAGATTGCGGTGAAATACTGAAGGGCGGAATTGTGTGCTATGATGCCTGTATTAAACAGGATGTATTAGGTGTACCGCCTGAACTGGTGGAAAAGTATACACCTGAATCGGCAGAAGTTACGGCTGAATTAGCCAACCGTTTACGGCATTTTATGAAGGCTGATATACAAGTGGCCATTACAGGCTTACCTATGCCCGGTGGTAGCGAAAGTGAAGAAAAACCGGTAGGTACCATGTTTATTCATCTGCTTATAAAGGAAAAGCACGTAGCTATTCGGCAGGTTTTTAAAGGTACAGCCGAAGAGGTCATCCTGCAAACAATAGACCGTATTGCGCAGGAATTGATAGACCAGCTATCCTAA
- a CDS encoding DUF421 domain-containing protein, translating to MEILIKIFGEGKDLNTLQMSCRGIVIFFIALVLIRVSGRRSFGLRTPLDNIIGILLGAILSRAVAGASPFIPVIVTCFITVLLHRLFGWMIVKSKTFASIVEGNKILLFENGRFIKENQERALVCEEDIMQGIRKSALTDDLNNIDKVYMERNGDISSLKKEKS from the coding sequence ATGGAAATACTTATCAAAATATTTGGCGAAGGGAAAGACCTGAATACCTTGCAAATGAGTTGCAGGGGGATAGTCATATTTTTTATTGCGTTGGTACTTATCCGCGTCTCGGGTCGGCGGTCGTTTGGGTTGCGCACACCGCTGGATAATATTATCGGCATTTTATTGGGCGCTATATTAAGCCGGGCTGTAGCAGGCGCGTCTCCATTTATACCCGTAATAGTTACCTGTTTTATTACAGTATTGCTGCACAGGCTATTTGGCTGGATGATTGTAAAAAGTAAAACATTTGCCAGCATTGTAGAAGGTAATAAAATATTACTTTTTGAAAATGGCAGGTTTATTAAAGAGAACCAGGAAAGGGCTTTGGTTTGCGAGGAAGATATTATGCAGGGCATCCGCAAATCGGCATTGACAGACGACCTGAATAATATTGACAAGGTATACATGGAACGCAATGGGGACATCAGTTCGCTAAAAAAGGAAAAGTCCTGA
- a CDS encoding four-helix bundle copper-binding protein: MEQYTGLIQTLTNCASACEACAAACLKEDNIMHMRDCIRFDRDCADICTQAVKLLHRESTIAKQYLLLCEEICRLCAEECGKHQHDHCQRCAAACRECAEICHQNHEEILQA; this comes from the coding sequence ATGGAACAATATACAGGGCTAATACAAACATTAACAAATTGTGCTTCGGCTTGCGAGGCTTGCGCAGCAGCATGTTTAAAGGAAGATAATATAATGCACATGCGCGATTGCATAAGATTTGACCGCGACTGCGCCGACATATGTACGCAGGCGGTGAAATTGCTGCACCGCGAATCGACCATTGCCAAACAGTATTTGTTGCTGTGCGAAGAAATTTGCCGGCTATGTGCAGAGGAATGTGGCAAACATCAGCATGACCACTGCCAGCGCTGTGCCGCTGCCTGTCGCGAATGCGCTGAAATATGCCATCAAAATCACGAAGAAATATTACAAGCTTAA